Proteins from a genomic interval of Ictalurus furcatus strain D&B chromosome 2, Billie_1.0, whole genome shotgun sequence:
- the cd2bp2 gene encoding CD2 antigen cytoplasmic tail-binding protein 2 isoform X1 produces MSKRKVTFQDGDEEISLDDEVPTKKTYDEVSGPGSRFKEKHSLDSDEEDEGEDGEKNSKYNILASDDIEGQEMATIDCDEGVPITPFNLKEEMEEGHFDSEGNYFINKEKDIRDNWLDNIDWVKIKEQPVKKKKKGLSAKRRRRVGDEDEAEEERQREEKQDEDEDEEEEESEAQEDPLASYTPYQLTEAVVNLLQPGETVSAALRRLGGLGGRKRKGRARDGGEEEKDEASIRDTEKLDRLTALADRLVVLGEYEIYQRTYEKLAYRLKGKQQRGAAGKEEEEDELDMFADQFDERHGQKTDEKTNKDEEEDSGLVTDEVMWEYKWENKENSELYGPFSSQQMQDWVDQGYFKDGVYCRRVNQGGAQFYNSKRLDFDLYT; encoded by the exons ATGTCCAAAAGGAAAGTCACTTTTCAAGATGGTGATGAGGAGATTAGTTTGGATGACGAGGTACCGACAAAGAag ACGTACGATGAGGTGAGTGGACCCGGCTCGAGGTTTAAGGAGAAACACTCTCTGGACAGTGACGAGGAAGACGAgggagaggatggagagaagAACAGCAAGTACAACATCCTGGCCAGCGACGATATCGaag gtcAGGAAATGGCCACGATCGACTGTGACGAAGGAGTTCCCATCACGCCCTTCAACCTGAAAGAGGAAATGGAGGAGGGCCACTTCGACTCGGAGGGAAACTACTTCATCAACAAAGAGAAAGACATCAGAGACAACTGGCTGGACAACATCGACTGG GTAAAAATCAAAGAGCAGCcggtgaaaaagaaaaagaagggcCTCTCGGCTAAGCGTCGTCGCCGAGTCGGAGACGAGGACGAGGCTGAGGAGGAGAGACAACGGGAGGAGAAGCAGGACGAGGACGAagacgaggaagaggaggagagcgaGGCTCAGGAAGACCCGCTGGCCTCGTACACGCCGTATCAGCTCACCGAGGCCGTGGTGAACCTGCTGCAGCCCGGAGAGACCGTCTCGGCCGCGCTCCGCCGACTCGGAGGACTGGGAGGACGGAAGAGAAAGGGACGAGCGCGGGACGGaggggaggaggagaaagacGAGGCATCGATCAGAGACACGGAGAAGCTGGACAGGCTCACGGCGCTGGCTGACAGACTGGTGGTGCTCGGGGAATACGAGATTTATCAGCGGACGTACGAGAAACTGGCGTACAGACTGAAAGGGAAGCAGCAGAGAGGCGCAGCCggaaaagaggaggaggaggacgagctCGACATGTTCGCCGATCAGTTTGACGAGCGGCACGGCCAGAAGACAGACGAGAAGACGAATAAGGACGAGGAAGAGGATAGTGGTTTAG TCACTGACGAGGTGATGTGGGAGTACAAATGGGAAAACAAGGAGAACTCCGAACTCTACGGACCCTTCAGCAGCCAGCAGATGCAG GACTGGGTCGATCAGGGCTACTTTAAAGATGGCGTGTACTGCAGACGGGTCAACCAGGGGGGGGCGCAGTTCTACAACTCCAAAAGACTGGACTTCGACCTTTATACGTGA
- the LOC128603366 gene encoding transmembrane protein 265 yields MTTLNHESNISTPLTQTKKSVDVEKGSDGQHLPVKDYRKLAICSIICGLSCVGIVSLIYSVKTRESNKKYGGEAPNKAKEYSRKTLQWGTGAIVAWCGLLILIPLLLGLLSYLLTFIN; encoded by the exons ATGACGACCTTAAACCACGAATCAAACATCAGCACTCCGCTGACCCAAACGAAGAAGTCGGTGGATGTAGAGAAAGGCTCTGACGGTCAACACCTTCCAGTGAAAGACTACAGGAAACTGGCCATCTGCAGCATCATATGCGGCCTGTCCTGTGTTGGCATAGTGTCTCTCATTTACTCAGTTAAG ACTCGGGAGTCCAACAAGAAGTACGGTGGTGAAGCGCCGAACAAAGCCAAAGAATATTCTAGAAAAACCCTACAATGGGGAACAGGAGCCATCGTTGCATGGTGTGGTCTTCTTATCCTCATCCCACTGCTGTTGGGACTGCTGTCGTACCTTCTGACGTTTATAAACTGA
- the cd2bp2 gene encoding CD2 antigen cytoplasmic tail-binding protein 2 isoform X2 has product MSKRKVTFQDGDEEISLDDEVPTKKTYDEVSGPGSRFKEKHSLDSDEEDEGEDGEKNSKYNILASDDIEGQEMATIDCDEGVPITPFNLKEEMEEGHFDSEGNYFINKEKDIRDNWLDNIDWVKIKEQPVKKKKKGLSAKRRRRVGDEDEAEEERQREEKQDEDEDEEEEESEAQEDPLASYTPYQLTEAVVNLLQPGETVSAALRRLGGLGGRKRKGRARDGGEEEKDEASIRDTEKLDRLTALADRLVVLGEYEIYQRTYEKLAYRLKGKQQRGAAGKEEEEDELDMFADQFDERHGQKTDEKTNKDEEEDSGLVTDEVMWEYKWENKENSELYGPFSSQQMQEYTCSERPLSLKHH; this is encoded by the exons ATGTCCAAAAGGAAAGTCACTTTTCAAGATGGTGATGAGGAGATTAGTTTGGATGACGAGGTACCGACAAAGAag ACGTACGATGAGGTGAGTGGACCCGGCTCGAGGTTTAAGGAGAAACACTCTCTGGACAGTGACGAGGAAGACGAgggagaggatggagagaagAACAGCAAGTACAACATCCTGGCCAGCGACGATATCGaag gtcAGGAAATGGCCACGATCGACTGTGACGAAGGAGTTCCCATCACGCCCTTCAACCTGAAAGAGGAAATGGAGGAGGGCCACTTCGACTCGGAGGGAAACTACTTCATCAACAAAGAGAAAGACATCAGAGACAACTGGCTGGACAACATCGACTGG GTAAAAATCAAAGAGCAGCcggtgaaaaagaaaaagaagggcCTCTCGGCTAAGCGTCGTCGCCGAGTCGGAGACGAGGACGAGGCTGAGGAGGAGAGACAACGGGAGGAGAAGCAGGACGAGGACGAagacgaggaagaggaggagagcgaGGCTCAGGAAGACCCGCTGGCCTCGTACACGCCGTATCAGCTCACCGAGGCCGTGGTGAACCTGCTGCAGCCCGGAGAGACCGTCTCGGCCGCGCTCCGCCGACTCGGAGGACTGGGAGGACGGAAGAGAAAGGGACGAGCGCGGGACGGaggggaggaggagaaagacGAGGCATCGATCAGAGACACGGAGAAGCTGGACAGGCTCACGGCGCTGGCTGACAGACTGGTGGTGCTCGGGGAATACGAGATTTATCAGCGGACGTACGAGAAACTGGCGTACAGACTGAAAGGGAAGCAGCAGAGAGGCGCAGCCggaaaagaggaggaggaggacgagctCGACATGTTCGCCGATCAGTTTGACGAGCGGCACGGCCAGAAGACAGACGAGAAGACGAATAAGGACGAGGAAGAGGATAGTGGTTTAG TCACTGACGAGGTGATGTGGGAGTACAAATGGGAAAACAAGGAGAACTCCGAACTCTACGGACCCTTCAGCAGCCAGCAGATGCAG GAATACACCTGTTCTGAAAGGCCCCTGAGTCTGAAACACCACTAA
- the prr14 gene encoding uncharacterized protein prr14 isoform X2 gives MNLIDGANCSEQQRMSSSESDNMESHEDRDESRHRQPEDKTTRSCKRKLDLASLSLGSRDVIKAQDSEKKDPESPPPAKRWVIGPLFQSFRSKMASFTEIVMSPVRLFKPIELPAGSNDEAPPVTHESQEDVDDAVSIKEEKVTPLTKLKIIQRLSFDTSSRDSEQNKVTVSQNGSEHRQDSIPEDDRFTEAVRATNVPQCSREGKQNSESLNSLQRTDLADGTGSVRTSLMKGSGSGKAVQELIVLCERKTMDELIKQTGQADESTSQDQPKKLRRPTPAIRKSKKGRAVERRDQAGMAKSVEKEGTIGTDQEEESPTVMQTKILENLMLVQTGKRRKVQVSDERLSTCDTGDVQMPGLNSCDSSAREMRASRSKRETGARCTLVALDTTKSASIDLVSTNATNDSTPPEGPPSTWASSRTTRRCKNDKERKSDVAEDPAERFRSSNGSSDSKPVRRNNIRQAKRKPETSATPAAKKPEVSKKSSSTRRVKRAVDAFEDQGMSMSLTLKVGSGVDVEKEANSIVTCGITTKGRKTREDVGDDSKPGPTSGSNRLKRSLSCPDITSLQHGNDAPSAPVSDKTLCCPPSPLKKAPHLNVNVPSPFKRARRHTVCSVEIEREIAPLCLRKEVYPKWGSASSPPYTHTPSKSFASLVSCFLSSPLAFLSKKSSGGHGDDSGYGASSSDVGCIASSSPPSLSATSGSAFYAGAPRTPERSSVSLHCSAFVAVSMEVDEGAVREENEENEQPSAVSEEKALSDSEIKTDNKQVERRKVSSIRIRKTLPKPQYNLTPMGLPKAVRIKKKVFSVEEIYTNKNFSKPPEGRLETIFEVPLSRRDGSQSLMGSKRAKRFVKFPELGVTRKPRRPLVGGAGGGGAQRKAAGNSVTGRTRRGREEEALHLQDSDSLLCSKLNELDEWMETEHVVY, from the exons ATGAACCTCATTGATGGTGCCAACTGTTCAGAACAGCAGCGAATGAGCTCGTCAGAAAGCGACAACATG GAAAGCCATGAAGACAGAGACGAGAGTCGACACAGACAGCCCGA AGATAAAACCACAAGGTCCTGTAAACGCAAGTTGGACTTGGCGTCGTTATCTTTAGGGTCACGTGACGTGATTAAAGCCCAGGATTCCGAGAAAAAAGATCCCGAAAGCCCCCCACCAGCAAAGAGATGGGTGATCGGCCCTCTTTTCCAGTCGTTCAGATCCAAGATGGCGAGCTTCACGGAGATCGTCATGAGTCCCGTGCGGCTTTTCAAACCCATCGAGCTTCCGGCTGGGTCTAACGACGAAGCTCCGCCTGTGACTCACGAGAGCCAGGAGGATGTAGACGACGCGGTTTCGATAAAAGAGGAGAAGGTTACTCCCTTGACAAAACTGAAAATCATCCAGAGACTGAGTTTCGACACCAGTTCGCGCGATTCCGAGCAGAATAAAGTGACTGTTTCGCAGAACGGATCAGAACATCGACAAGACTCGATCCCAGAGGACGATCGGTTTACGGAAGCGGTCAGGGCTACAAATGTTCCCCAGTGCAGCAGGGAAGGAAAACAGAACTCCGAATCGTTAAATTCACTCCAACGCACAGATCTGGCGGACGGTACGGGCTCCGTCAGGACGAGCCTTATGAAAGGTTCTGGATCTGGGAAAGCAGTGCAGGAATTAATCGTTTTGTGTGAACGAAAGACAATGGATGAGTTAATAAAGCAAACAGGACAGGCAGATGAGAGTACAAGTCAAGATCAGCCCAAAAAGTTGAGGCGTCCAACTCCGGCTATCAGAAAGAGTAAGAAAGGCAGAGCAGTCGAGAGACGTGATCAAGCGGGAATGGCGAAAAGCGTGGAAAAAGAAGGCACAATTGGGACAGACCAAGAGGAAGAATCTCCGACGGTGATGCAGACCAAGATTTTGGAAAACCTGATGCTGGTTCAGACTGGTAAACGGAGAAAAGTTCAGGTCTCGGACGAGCGCCTTAGCACGTGCGATACTGGAGATGTTCAAATGCCAGGCTTAAACTCCTGTGATTCCTCAGCGAGAGAGATGCGAGCATCCAGAAGTAAAAGGGAAACAGGCGCGAGATGTACATTGGTAGCCTTGgataccaccaaaagtgccTCGATTGATCTCGTCAGCACGAACGCGACAAACGATTCCACACCACCAGAAGGTCCTCCGTCGACGTGGGCTAGTTCCCGAACGACCAGACGGTGTAAGAACGACAAAGAGAGGAAATCCGACGTCGCGGAAGATCCGGCAGAGCGTTTCAGGTCCAGCAACGGATCTTCAGATTCAAAACCGGTGCGTAGGAACAATATCCGTCAAGCCAAGCGCAAACCTGAGACGTCCGCAACGCCGGCAGCCAAAAAGCCAGAAGTTAGCAAAAAGAGCTCAAGTACACGAAGAGTTAAAAGAGCCGTGGATGCGTTTGAAGATCAGGGGATGTCCATGTCTCTGACGCTGAAGGTCGGGTCAGGAGTGGACGTAGAAAAGGAAGCGAACTCCATCGTGACTTGTGGAATAACGACGAAGGGCAGGAAAACGAGAGAAGACGTTGGAGACGACTCGAAGCCAGGACCGACGTCAGGCTCGAATCGGCTCAAGCGCAGCCTGTCCTGCCCCGACATCACCTCGCTGCAGCACGGTAACGACGCCCCTTCTGCTCCAGTCAGTGACAAAACCCTCTGCTGTCCTCCTTCTCCCCTGAAAAAGGCACCTCATTTAAACGTAAACGTACCCTCTCCGTTCAAGCGTGCTCGCAGACACACCGTGTGCAGCGTCGAAATCGAGCGCGAGATCGCCCCCTTGTGCCTCCGCAAGGAAGTTTATCCAAAATGGGGCAGTGCTTCCAGTCctccgtacacacacactccgtccAAATCCTTCGCGTCCCTCGTCTCCTGTTTTTTATCGAGCCCCTTAGCGTTCCTTTCCAAGAAATCGAGCGGAGGACACGGCGACGACAGCGGATACGGAGCCAGCAGCAGTGACGTCGGCTGCATCGCGTCTTCTTCGCCGCCTTCGCTCAGCGCGACTAGCGGATCCGCGTTCTATGCCGGTGCGCCTCGCACACCTGAGCGGTCCTCCGTGTCCTTACACTGCAG TGCGTTCGTCGCTGTATCGATGGAGGTGGATGAAGGCGCGGTTCGGGAGGAAAACGAGGAAAACGAGCAGCCCTCGGCCGTATCCGAAGAGAAAGCTTTGTCCGACTCGGAGATTAAG acCGACAACAAGCAAGTGGAACGCAGAAAAGTGTCCTCGATCCGCATCCGCAAAACTCTCCCCAAACCGCAGTACAATCTGACTCCGATGGGTCTCCCCAAAGCCGTCAG GATAAAGAAGAAAGTCTTTAGCGTGGAGGAAATCTACACAAACAAGAACTTCAGCAAACCTCCTGAAGG ACGCTTAGAGACCATATTTGAAGTCCCTCTTAGCCGGCGAGACGGTTCCCAGTCCCTGATGGGTTCGAAACGGGCAAAGCGCTTTGTCAAGTTTCCCGAACTGGGCGTGACCAGGAAGCCAAGGAGGCCCCTCGTTGGTGGAGCAGGAGGGGGCGGAGCTCAGAGAAAAGCAGCAGGGAATTCCGTCACGGGACGAACCCGCAGAGGCAGGGAAGAAGAAGCGCTTCATCTGCAGGACTCTGATTCGCTCCTGTGCTCGAAACTGAACGAACTGGACGAGTGGATGGAGACGGAGCACGTGGTTTACTGA
- the prr14 gene encoding uncharacterized protein prr14 isoform X1, which yields MVVDMLTSLQEQIPPRVAPTEEDCRNSPTALRLDCRSDHCHPPAVPRASVFDRADEPGSSSASRSSKAVRMNLIDGANCSEQQRMSSSESDNMESHEDRDESRHRQPEDKTTRSCKRKLDLASLSLGSRDVIKAQDSEKKDPESPPPAKRWVIGPLFQSFRSKMASFTEIVMSPVRLFKPIELPAGSNDEAPPVTHESQEDVDDAVSIKEEKVTPLTKLKIIQRLSFDTSSRDSEQNKVTVSQNGSEHRQDSIPEDDRFTEAVRATNVPQCSREGKQNSESLNSLQRTDLADGTGSVRTSLMKGSGSGKAVQELIVLCERKTMDELIKQTGQADESTSQDQPKKLRRPTPAIRKSKKGRAVERRDQAGMAKSVEKEGTIGTDQEEESPTVMQTKILENLMLVQTGKRRKVQVSDERLSTCDTGDVQMPGLNSCDSSAREMRASRSKRETGARCTLVALDTTKSASIDLVSTNATNDSTPPEGPPSTWASSRTTRRCKNDKERKSDVAEDPAERFRSSNGSSDSKPVRRNNIRQAKRKPETSATPAAKKPEVSKKSSSTRRVKRAVDAFEDQGMSMSLTLKVGSGVDVEKEANSIVTCGITTKGRKTREDVGDDSKPGPTSGSNRLKRSLSCPDITSLQHGNDAPSAPVSDKTLCCPPSPLKKAPHLNVNVPSPFKRARRHTVCSVEIEREIAPLCLRKEVYPKWGSASSPPYTHTPSKSFASLVSCFLSSPLAFLSKKSSGGHGDDSGYGASSSDVGCIASSSPPSLSATSGSAFYAGAPRTPERSSVSLHCSAFVAVSMEVDEGAVREENEENEQPSAVSEEKALSDSEIKTDNKQVERRKVSSIRIRKTLPKPQYNLTPMGLPKAVRIKKKVFSVEEIYTNKNFSKPPEGRLETIFEVPLSRRDGSQSLMGSKRAKRFVKFPELGVTRKPRRPLVGGAGGGGAQRKAAGNSVTGRTRRGREEEALHLQDSDSLLCSKLNELDEWMETEHVVY from the exons ATGGTTGTGGATATGCTGACGTCTCTCCAAGAGCAAATCCCTCCGCGTGTCGCTCCGACGGAGGAAGACTGCCGGAATTCCCCCACCGCCCTTCGTCTCGACTGCCGCAGTGACCACTGTCATCCTCCGGCTGTCCCTCGCGCTTCCGTTTTTGACCG CGCCGATGAGCCGGGAAGTTCCTCAGCGAGCAGAAGTTCGAAGGCGGTCAGGATGAACCTCATTGATGGTGCCAACTGTTCAGAACAGCAGCGAATGAGCTCGTCAGAAAGCGACAACATG GAAAGCCATGAAGACAGAGACGAGAGTCGACACAGACAGCCCGA AGATAAAACCACAAGGTCCTGTAAACGCAAGTTGGACTTGGCGTCGTTATCTTTAGGGTCACGTGACGTGATTAAAGCCCAGGATTCCGAGAAAAAAGATCCCGAAAGCCCCCCACCAGCAAAGAGATGGGTGATCGGCCCTCTTTTCCAGTCGTTCAGATCCAAGATGGCGAGCTTCACGGAGATCGTCATGAGTCCCGTGCGGCTTTTCAAACCCATCGAGCTTCCGGCTGGGTCTAACGACGAAGCTCCGCCTGTGACTCACGAGAGCCAGGAGGATGTAGACGACGCGGTTTCGATAAAAGAGGAGAAGGTTACTCCCTTGACAAAACTGAAAATCATCCAGAGACTGAGTTTCGACACCAGTTCGCGCGATTCCGAGCAGAATAAAGTGACTGTTTCGCAGAACGGATCAGAACATCGACAAGACTCGATCCCAGAGGACGATCGGTTTACGGAAGCGGTCAGGGCTACAAATGTTCCCCAGTGCAGCAGGGAAGGAAAACAGAACTCCGAATCGTTAAATTCACTCCAACGCACAGATCTGGCGGACGGTACGGGCTCCGTCAGGACGAGCCTTATGAAAGGTTCTGGATCTGGGAAAGCAGTGCAGGAATTAATCGTTTTGTGTGAACGAAAGACAATGGATGAGTTAATAAAGCAAACAGGACAGGCAGATGAGAGTACAAGTCAAGATCAGCCCAAAAAGTTGAGGCGTCCAACTCCGGCTATCAGAAAGAGTAAGAAAGGCAGAGCAGTCGAGAGACGTGATCAAGCGGGAATGGCGAAAAGCGTGGAAAAAGAAGGCACAATTGGGACAGACCAAGAGGAAGAATCTCCGACGGTGATGCAGACCAAGATTTTGGAAAACCTGATGCTGGTTCAGACTGGTAAACGGAGAAAAGTTCAGGTCTCGGACGAGCGCCTTAGCACGTGCGATACTGGAGATGTTCAAATGCCAGGCTTAAACTCCTGTGATTCCTCAGCGAGAGAGATGCGAGCATCCAGAAGTAAAAGGGAAACAGGCGCGAGATGTACATTGGTAGCCTTGgataccaccaaaagtgccTCGATTGATCTCGTCAGCACGAACGCGACAAACGATTCCACACCACCAGAAGGTCCTCCGTCGACGTGGGCTAGTTCCCGAACGACCAGACGGTGTAAGAACGACAAAGAGAGGAAATCCGACGTCGCGGAAGATCCGGCAGAGCGTTTCAGGTCCAGCAACGGATCTTCAGATTCAAAACCGGTGCGTAGGAACAATATCCGTCAAGCCAAGCGCAAACCTGAGACGTCCGCAACGCCGGCAGCCAAAAAGCCAGAAGTTAGCAAAAAGAGCTCAAGTACACGAAGAGTTAAAAGAGCCGTGGATGCGTTTGAAGATCAGGGGATGTCCATGTCTCTGACGCTGAAGGTCGGGTCAGGAGTGGACGTAGAAAAGGAAGCGAACTCCATCGTGACTTGTGGAATAACGACGAAGGGCAGGAAAACGAGAGAAGACGTTGGAGACGACTCGAAGCCAGGACCGACGTCAGGCTCGAATCGGCTCAAGCGCAGCCTGTCCTGCCCCGACATCACCTCGCTGCAGCACGGTAACGACGCCCCTTCTGCTCCAGTCAGTGACAAAACCCTCTGCTGTCCTCCTTCTCCCCTGAAAAAGGCACCTCATTTAAACGTAAACGTACCCTCTCCGTTCAAGCGTGCTCGCAGACACACCGTGTGCAGCGTCGAAATCGAGCGCGAGATCGCCCCCTTGTGCCTCCGCAAGGAAGTTTATCCAAAATGGGGCAGTGCTTCCAGTCctccgtacacacacactccgtccAAATCCTTCGCGTCCCTCGTCTCCTGTTTTTTATCGAGCCCCTTAGCGTTCCTTTCCAAGAAATCGAGCGGAGGACACGGCGACGACAGCGGATACGGAGCCAGCAGCAGTGACGTCGGCTGCATCGCGTCTTCTTCGCCGCCTTCGCTCAGCGCGACTAGCGGATCCGCGTTCTATGCCGGTGCGCCTCGCACACCTGAGCGGTCCTCCGTGTCCTTACACTGCAG TGCGTTCGTCGCTGTATCGATGGAGGTGGATGAAGGCGCGGTTCGGGAGGAAAACGAGGAAAACGAGCAGCCCTCGGCCGTATCCGAAGAGAAAGCTTTGTCCGACTCGGAGATTAAG acCGACAACAAGCAAGTGGAACGCAGAAAAGTGTCCTCGATCCGCATCCGCAAAACTCTCCCCAAACCGCAGTACAATCTGACTCCGATGGGTCTCCCCAAAGCCGTCAG GATAAAGAAGAAAGTCTTTAGCGTGGAGGAAATCTACACAAACAAGAACTTCAGCAAACCTCCTGAAGG ACGCTTAGAGACCATATTTGAAGTCCCTCTTAGCCGGCGAGACGGTTCCCAGTCCCTGATGGGTTCGAAACGGGCAAAGCGCTTTGTCAAGTTTCCCGAACTGGGCGTGACCAGGAAGCCAAGGAGGCCCCTCGTTGGTGGAGCAGGAGGGGGCGGAGCTCAGAGAAAAGCAGCAGGGAATTCCGTCACGGGACGAACCCGCAGAGGCAGGGAAGAAGAAGCGCTTCATCTGCAGGACTCTGATTCGCTCCTGTGCTCGAAACTGAACGAACTGGACGAGTGGATGGAGACGGAGCACGTGGTTTACTGA